From the Candidatus Manganitrophaceae bacterium genome, one window contains:
- a CDS encoding formylglycine-generating enzyme family protein, which produces MRLKKVAFWSMILFSLSCSLSVLTNLIPQGLTAATQAREDHRMVGECRHCHVDTSTLLTDTSRPECQECHGGNPEIPPYVLPVSQVPEEKIITQDMVLIPEGPFIMGSPRRPAAEGEGNADEGPAHPVEVKEFYMDLYETTNAHYQDFIQAAGASTPLLWRRGSYPQGKSNHPVVYVSWHEADSFCRWKGKRLPTEEEWEKAARGTDQRHFPWGVQFDANKANTPQHSLSRGISVSKGGTMPVGSFEDGKSPYGLYDMAGNVYEWTSSWYLPYPGNRVNNIHYGRRNKVLRGGSWYNCMSYGCGLSSPVYNRSRFTPEIKNKGFGFRCARDKQNQS; this is translated from the coding sequence ATGAGATTAAAGAAAGTCGCCTTCTGGTCGATGATTCTCTTCTCCCTTTCCTGCTCTCTCTCGGTCCTAACCAATCTTATCCCGCAAGGCCTGACGGCTGCAACACAGGCGAGAGAAGACCACCGAATGGTCGGGGAGTGCCGCCATTGTCATGTGGACACATCGACTTTACTCACCGACACCTCCAGACCGGAGTGCCAGGAATGTCATGGGGGAAATCCGGAAATCCCACCTTATGTCCTCCCGGTCTCACAAGTCCCCGAAGAAAAAATCATCACACAGGACATGGTCCTGATTCCTGAAGGCCCTTTTATCATGGGGAGTCCGAGGCGTCCGGCGGCAGAGGGGGAGGGAAACGCCGATGAAGGCCCAGCCCATCCCGTTGAGGTCAAGGAATTTTACATGGATCTTTATGAAACGACCAACGCCCATTACCAGGATTTCATTCAGGCCGCCGGGGCTTCAACACCCCTCCTTTGGAGGCGGGGAAGCTATCCTCAGGGAAAGTCCAACCATCCGGTTGTTTATGTCAGCTGGCACGAAGCAGATTCCTTCTGTCGCTGGAAGGGAAAACGCCTTCCAACGGAAGAGGAGTGGGAGAAGGCGGCACGAGGAACCGATCAGCGGCATTTTCCCTGGGGGGTTCAGTTCGACGCCAATAAGGCAAACACCCCTCAACATTCGCTCTCAAGGGGAATTTCGGTATCGAAAGGGGGAACCATGCCGGTCGGGAGCTTTGAAGACGGAAAAAGTCCCTATGGCTTATACGATATGGCCGGAAACGTCTATGAGTGGACCAGCAGCTGGTACCTCCCCTACCCAGGAAATCGTGTCAACAATATCCACTATGGCAGAAGGAACAAGGTCCTCAGGGGAGGGTCCTGGTACAATTGCATGTCCTATGGCTGCGGCCTTTCCTCCCCCGTATACAACAGAAGCCGCTTCACCCCGGAGATCAAGAATAAAGGCTTCGGTTTCCGCTGTGCCCGCGACAAGCAAAACCAGAGTTAA
- a CDS encoding UbiD family decarboxylase: protein MPYQDLRQFIQHLEGIGQLVRIKKEVDTKLEITEIYNRVIKKEGPALLFENVKGHRMPVLINLYGTIERVALGLNTDEAGLFEVGEFLAFLQHPEPPKGFIDAVKHLPFYARILHLSPKSIRRAPCQEVVLKGDQIDLDQFPILHCWPDDAAPQITWPLVVTRSPSENDTKYNIGIYRMQQIDKKSTIMRWLEHRGGAKHWREWMAQGKSMPVAVALGCDPAMTIGAVTPVPEQIGEYHFAGLLRKKPIDLVRCLTVDLEVPATSEIIIEGEIHPGEMAAEGPHGDHTGFYNAVESFPIFRIKCITHRRDPIYLTTTTGRPPREDAVVGLALNKIFMPLLKQHFPEIGDFHLPMEACSYRIAVISMKKEFPGHAKRIIMGIWGFLKQFLYVKYIIIVDLDINIRKWEDVVWAISTQVDPARDTFIIENTPIDYLDFASPEPGLGSKMGIDATTKIYPETKREWGKLINMDVDVVQKIDQIWDELGIDR from the coding sequence TTGCCCTATCAAGACCTCCGCCAATTCATACAGCACCTCGAAGGGATCGGACAACTCGTTCGCATTAAAAAAGAGGTCGATACAAAACTCGAAATCACAGAGATATACAATCGCGTAATCAAAAAAGAGGGGCCCGCCCTCCTCTTTGAAAATGTCAAAGGACACCGCATGCCTGTGCTCATCAACCTCTACGGCACGATTGAACGGGTCGCGCTCGGATTAAACACAGATGAAGCGGGACTTTTTGAAGTTGGTGAGTTTCTGGCCTTTCTCCAACACCCCGAACCGCCGAAAGGCTTTATCGATGCGGTGAAACATCTCCCTTTTTATGCAAGGATCCTTCACCTTTCGCCCAAGAGCATCCGCCGGGCACCCTGCCAGGAGGTCGTTCTGAAAGGGGATCAGATCGACCTTGATCAATTTCCGATTCTCCACTGCTGGCCGGACGATGCCGCCCCCCAGATCACATGGCCGCTCGTCGTCACCCGCTCCCCTTCAGAAAATGATACGAAGTACAATATCGGGATTTACAGAATGCAGCAGATTGATAAAAAATCGACCATCATGCGCTGGCTCGAACATCGGGGCGGCGCAAAACACTGGCGGGAATGGATGGCCCAAGGAAAATCGATGCCTGTCGCCGTTGCCCTGGGCTGCGATCCGGCCATGACCATCGGAGCGGTCACCCCGGTCCCGGAACAAATTGGCGAATACCACTTTGCAGGACTTCTTCGGAAGAAACCGATCGACCTGGTTCGCTGCCTTACCGTCGATCTCGAAGTCCCCGCCACCAGCGAGATCATTATTGAGGGAGAAATTCACCCCGGCGAGATGGCCGCGGAAGGTCCGCACGGGGACCATACCGGTTTCTACAACGCCGTCGAGTCCTTCCCGATCTTTCGAATCAAGTGCATTACACATCGGCGGGACCCGATCTATCTCACGACCACAACCGGCCGTCCGCCACGCGAAGATGCCGTGGTTGGCCTGGCGCTCAACAAGATTTTCATGCCGCTTTTGAAGCAGCACTTCCCTGAAATTGGCGATTTCCACCTTCCGATGGAGGCCTGCTCCTATCGCATCGCCGTCATCTCCATGAAGAAGGAATTCCCGGGCCACGCCAAGCGGATCATCATGGGTATATGGGGATTTCTTAAACAATTTCTATATGTTAAGTACATTATCATTGTAGACCTTGATATCAACATTCGAAAGTGGGAGGATGTCGTCTGGGCGATTTCCACACAGGTTGATCCGGCGAGAGATACCTTCATTATCGAGAACACACCGATTGACTATCTCGACTTCGCGTCACCCGAACCGGGACTTGGCTCTAAGATGGGAATTGATGCAACAACAAAAATATATCCGGAAACAAAACGGGAATGGGGAAAGCTTATCAACATGGACGTTGATGTGGTTCAAAAGATCGATCAGATATGGGATGAATTGGGGATCGACCGATGA
- a CDS encoding 4-hydroxybenzoate octaprenyltransferase gives MCQEGGLILFSRPFRHAVNFTKSYWKKRKDIAHLMRLEKQYGTLLLLLPTLWSLFAASEGRPSLKHLLIFILGAFMMRSAGCVANDMADQKLDARVERTKSRPLASRRVTMNDAISTLALLITLSFLLVLMLNPFTILLSFAALFVALLYPFAKRVTHLPQLVLGIAFSWGIIMAWTAVRNELSAAPFFILLANLFWATGYDTIYALMDRDDDVRIGIKSTAVLFGRQSWFAVGFFFALVILFLTLSGRQMQMTPVYYLSLGGIGLFFAYQSLRLRNSLSRATLFSLFRSHVWVGLTVLIGIVLNYHPLN, from the coding sequence ATGTGTCAAGAGGGGGGATTGATATTGTTCTCCCGACCCTTCAGGCATGCTGTGAATTTCACCAAGTCCTATTGGAAAAAGAGAAAAGACATCGCGCACCTAATGCGCTTGGAGAAGCAATACGGTACCCTCCTACTCCTGCTTCCCACCCTCTGGTCCCTCTTTGCTGCCTCAGAGGGAAGGCCGAGTTTGAAGCACCTCCTCATCTTTATCCTCGGCGCCTTCATGATGCGGAGCGCCGGCTGTGTCGCCAATGATATGGCCGATCAAAAACTCGATGCGCGAGTCGAACGGACAAAAAGTCGCCCTCTCGCGTCACGTCGCGTAACGATGAATGATGCAATTTCCACATTAGCCCTTCTCATCACCCTCTCGTTTCTCCTGGTCCTGATGCTCAACCCCTTCACGATCCTCCTCAGCTTTGCCGCCCTCTTTGTCGCCCTGCTCTACCCCTTTGCAAAGCGGGTCACCCATCTTCCACAGCTTGTTCTCGGAATCGCCTTTAGCTGGGGAATTATCATGGCATGGACCGCCGTGAGGAATGAACTTTCTGCAGCCCCTTTTTTTATCCTGCTGGCCAACCTGTTCTGGGCAACGGGATATGACACCATCTATGCCCTCATGGACCGCGATGATGATGTTCGCATCGGAATCAAATCAACGGCTGTTCTCTTTGGCAGACAATCCTGGTTTGCCGTCGGATTTTTTTTCGCCCTGGTCATTTTATTTTTGACCCTCAGCGGCCGACAAATGCAAATGACGCCGGTCTACTACCTCAGTCTGGGTGGGATCGGCCTCTTCTTTGCTTATCAAAGTCTACGACTCCGTAATTCACTCTCAAGAGCGACGCTCTTCTCCCTTTTCCGATCCCATGTCTGGGTGGGGCTGACCGTCTTGATCGGGATCGTGCTTAACTATCACCCATTAAACTAA
- a CDS encoding formylglycine-generating enzyme family protein has product MSISGIKIDPSDPDRTAPENMAWIPSGTFVMGTDEIDVNQDAIRLGFPRPWFENEHPRQEIALGGYFIDLYEVTQDEYRRFTLATGHPAPSHWINGQYKTGKGNHPVRYVDWYDANDYCQWAGKHLPTEEEWEKAARGADGRRYPWGDQFDLERAHLAPGADIRINTAPAGTYKEGLSPYGVADMIGNVWEWTESWYLPYPESPYRDKDFGMKYRVVKGLSFHSLGHYQEGGYEQVLKVTARAATRSYDPPTERLEDLGFRCVKRGD; this is encoded by the coding sequence ATGTCAATCTCCGGAATAAAAATAGACCCCTCCGACCCTGACCGCACAGCGCCGGAGAATATGGCCTGGATCCCCTCCGGGACATTTGTAATGGGAACAGATGAAATAGATGTGAATCAGGATGCCATCCGGCTCGGGTTCCCCCGCCCCTGGTTTGAGAATGAACATCCCCGTCAAGAGATTGCCCTGGGAGGGTATTTTATTGACCTATATGAAGTCACACAAGACGAATACAGGCGATTTACGCTTGCCACCGGACATCCAGCACCAAGCCATTGGATCAACGGACAATATAAAACCGGAAAAGGAAATCATCCTGTGCGCTACGTCGATTGGTATGACGCCAATGATTATTGCCAATGGGCCGGGAAACATCTTCCTACGGAGGAAGAGTGGGAGAAGGCCGCTCGGGGAGCGGATGGACGACGATATCCCTGGGGGGATCAATTTGACCTTGAACGAGCCCACTTGGCGCCCGGCGCGGATATCCGGATCAATACGGCCCCTGCCGGAACATACAAAGAAGGCCTCAGCCCCTATGGAGTCGCTGACATGATCGGCAATGTCTGGGAGTGGACCGAAAGCTGGTATCTGCCTTATCCAGAGAGTCCCTACCGGGACAAAGACTTTGGGATGAAGTACCGCGTCGTTAAAGGCCTTTCCTTTCATTCATTAGGACACTACCAGGAGGGAGGCTACGAACAGGTCCTGAAGGTAACCGCCCGTGCCGCAACACGCTCATACGACCCGCCGACAGAGCGGCTGGAAGATCTCGGTTTTCGATGTGTCAAGAGGGGGGATTGA
- a CDS encoding DUF98 domain-containing protein produces the protein MEQDWLNLEAFWTYCRGHTRGLKIDPSLRLLLTSSGTVIRHLKALTLRSVTVEIEYQGEILINDDLSEKIGIPKREKGFERRIWLRSGGSLAPNADPSQKTDRRDSPETRLLFAVSTFPISRLKPEFYQEMRSGEKPLGQIIEERCLETFRDRFEISHLPFPDTAKGLGLSQDTLFWARRYRIRISDQASAFICEVFSPHSSSLLS, from the coding sequence ATGGAACAGGATTGGCTTAACTTGGAGGCGTTCTGGACTTACTGCCGGGGACATACGCGGGGACTTAAAATTGATCCCTCCCTTCGATTACTCCTCACCTCAAGCGGGACCGTCATCAGACATCTGAAGGCATTAACACTGAGGTCGGTCACCGTGGAGATAGAGTACCAAGGCGAAATCCTGATCAACGATGACCTTTCAGAAAAGATAGGAATTCCGAAAAGGGAGAAGGGATTTGAACGCCGGATCTGGCTGAGGAGCGGCGGCTCACTCGCGCCAAACGCCGATCCCTCGCAAAAAACAGATCGACGTGACTCTCCGGAAACAAGATTGCTTTTCGCTGTTTCAACATTTCCCATCTCTCGATTAAAACCGGAGTTCTACCAGGAGATGAGATCAGGAGAAAAACCGCTCGGCCAGATCATCGAAGAACGCTGTCTCGAGACATTTCGCGATCGCTTCGAGATCAGCCATCTTCCTTTTCCAGATACGGCGAAAGGGCTTGGGCTCTCACAGGACACCTTGTTTTGGGCAAGACGTTATCGTATTCGAATATCAGACCAAGCTTCAGCATTCATCTGCGAAGTCTTTTCTCCTCACTCCTCTTCCCTCTTGTCCTGA